The Gammaproteobacteria bacterium nucleotide sequence ATTGCAATAATTGCCCGATACAGGAAATTTGCATTGCCGCTGCCATGCCTGACAGCGAGGTCTACAAATTCAACGAGATTGTAGAACACCCCAAAGCACTACAGAAATCCGAAACCCTGTTCTATGCCGGTGAATCCCTGACCTATTTGTATGCGATCCGTAAAGGAAGTGTTAAAACTTTTAATATTTCCCAGGACGGAGAAGAACAAATAACCGGTTTTCATCGAGCCGGTGAATTGATCGGAATCGACGCTCTCGCCAGAAAACGCCACAACAGTTTTGCCAAAGTTCTGGAAGAAACCGAAGTGTGTGCTATTCCCTATGACAAACTGGATGCCCTGGCAAGCAAAGTACCGGAGTTACACACACAAATGATGAATATTCTCAGTGAAGAGATCGCCAAGCAATACGAATTGATGCTGACCCTGAACCAGCGGGCAGCCGATCAAAGATTAGCCAGTTTTCTGCTTAATATGTATAAACGTGGGAATGACTCTGGATCTGAATCCATCAGTCTCAATATGACGCGTGGCGAGATTGGCAATTATCTGGGACTGGCACTGGAAACCGTAAGTCGTTTGTTCAGTAAATTCAAGCAACAAAATCTGATTGAACTGGATCGCCGTGAAGTCAAAGTGATCAACTT carries:
- the fnr gene encoding fumarate/nitrate reduction transcriptional regulator Fnr, with product MKDSRNSKTCIHCNNCPIQEICIAAAMPDSEVYKFNEIVEHPKALQKSETLFYAGESLTYLYAIRKGSVKTFNISQDGEEQITGFHRAGELIGIDALARKRHNSFAKVLEETEVCAIPYDKLDALASKVPELHTQMMNILSEEIAKQYELMLTLNQRAADQRLASFLLNMYKRGNDSGSESISLNMTRGEIGNYLGLALETVSRLFSKFKQQNLIELDRREVKVINFPKLQQVAGIEQKMAA